A window of the Fusarium poae strain DAOMC 252244 chromosome 3, whole genome shotgun sequence genome harbors these coding sequences:
- a CDS encoding hypothetical protein (BUSCO:8246at5125), whose amino-acid sequence MDLASASSDHPNNLITSLDSPLPASATASTTPVVSQQPVNPSQPASHANSPDRKPKKSSLTCTTCRARKVRCNGARDICSNCERLGFPCSYDDGDTGALSGALPRRRVRQACISCHSRKARCSGHMPSCDRCRSQGIECVYRPSKRARISLREGPSPQSHEGDRDDGHNDSDPGLTDPASTATPQGFAPEISFPDESFDALIGRTFVKFFNHVHHIPMFSFLHRASLEGRYNSGKVEKALLLALIGITSYLTDMGPGMKDYGERCIDDAEGLIFADYTRPSTIKVQALVLIIKHRILSKKSPSAFMLLSIASRYAAALRLNHEAPNLCFLAQESRRRLMWALYCIDSGVSGGYRDYSLWSADKIHIGLPCNERNFEFDLPQPTERLIHDPDKPRNPQAEDIGSLALHIRIQHMRRRIMEFSRRVMLTRNTKPDELQAGIWGLQKDLSEFATHLPASFQFSESSLRLRAYSPRICIFIMIHVWWHQCQIDLYRLALGGLREALPRVILASLDDAFLDHCQRQCVEHAMSMANIFSSMHKLNAKPVADLDMAICAYQCARVLTYAYHTNAPKYDLTLDAVMERAKICLLTIKSCCAGKTAEGIQADLERLITYGIALRVPSVTPDPHGRLPLDNCYSRQSLRQSGLVDDSNINDPSQFVSMTPVSMSAMTDSTFPPSLVADPWVPESQVSPDLPQPSTEVQVPTKPAVSVAEIVPRQDFGISEINNAYDGGADGLGTDPGLEYGMGLDQNLWMPNNDWLSIDALQGGVGA is encoded by the exons ATGGATCTCGCCTCCGCCTCAAGCGACCATCCGAATAACCTCATTACCAGCCTCGACTCTCCTCTTCCCGCCTCAGCTACCGCCTCCACTACTCCGGTAGTGTCTCAGCAACCCGTCAATCCTTCTCAGCCCGCCTCTCATGCCAACTCCCCCGATCGCAAACCCAAGAAATCGTCGTTAACCTGCACAACCTGTCGCGCTCGCAAAGTTCGATGCAATGGTGCTCGCGACATCTGCTCCAACTGCGAGCGACTAGGCTTTCCTTGTTCATATGACGACGGCGACACTGGCGCTCTATCTGGTGCACTACCTCGCCGCCGAGTCCGACAAGCTTGCATCAGCTGCCATAGTCGAAAAGCCCGATGTTCCGGCCACATGCCATCATGCGATCGCTGCCGTTCTCAAGGCATTGAATGCGTATACAGGCCAAGCAAAAGAGCCCGTATTTCTCTCAGAGAAGGTCCAAGTCCACAAAGCCATGAAGGCGATCGAGACGACGGTCACAATGACAGTGATCCTGGGTTGACCGATCCAGCTAGCACCGCAACGCCTCAAGGCTTTGCACCAGAAAT TTCCTTTCCAGATGAGTCTTTCGATGCTTTGATAGGTCGGACATTTGTGAAGTTCTTTAATCATGTCCATCATATTCCCATGTTCTCGTTCCTACATCGAGCCTCTCTTGAAGGACGATACAATTCGGGCAAGGTGGAGAAGGCTCTTCTGCTGGCCTTGATTGGCATAACATCTTACCTTACGGATATGGGGCCTGGGATGAAGGATTATGGTGAGAGGTGTATCGACGATGCTGAGGGTCTCATTTTTGCCGATTATACTCGGCCTTCAACCATCAAAGTACAGGCGCTTGTCCTGATTATCAAGCACCGTATACTGTCCAAGAAATCTCCAAGCGCTTTCATGCTGTTGAGTATAGCATCTCGATACGCTGCAGCTCTACGTCTGAATCACGAAGCTCCAAACCTTTGTTTTCTTGCTCAAGAGTCTCGCCGTCGACTCATGTGGGCACTATACTGTATTGATTCGGGTGTCTCGGGCGGTTATCGTGACTACTCGCTTTGGAGTGCTGATAAGATCCACATAGGATTGCCGTGCAACGAGCGCAACTTTGAATTCGACCTTCCACAGCCGACTGAAAGGCTTATTCACGATCCTGACAAGCCTCGCAACCCTCAGGCCGAAGACATTGGGAGTCTAGCTCTCCACATCCGAATACAACACATGCGACGCCGAATTATGGAGTTTTCAAGACGAGTCATGCTAACCCGCAACACCAAGCCTGATGAACTTCAAGCTGGTATATGGGGGCTGCAGAAAGATCTCAGCGAGTTTGCAACACATCTGCCAGCTTCGTTTCAATTTTCAGAAAGCTCATTGAGGCTCCGGGCTTACTCTCCACGAATTTGCATATTTATCATGATCCACGTATGGTGGCATCAATGCCAGATCGATCTATACCGTCTTGCCCTCGGGGGTCTTCGCGAAGCCCTTCCTCGTGTCATTCTTGCATCTCTGGACGATGCATTCTTGGACCATTGTCAACGACAATGCGTCGAACATGCCATGTCAATGGCTAATATTTTCTCTTCCATGCACAAACTAAATGCGAAGCCTGTGGCCGATTTGGACATGGCCATTTGCGCGTACCAATGTGCTCGCGTATTAACCTATGCGTATCACACTAACGCTCCTAAATATGACCTTACTTTGGATGCCGTGATGGAGCGGGCCAAGATTTGCTTGCTGACAATCAAATCGTGTTGTGCTGGAAAGACAGCAGAAGGCATTCAAGCGGATTTGGAAAGGCTGATCACTTATGGCATCGCCCTTCGCGTACCCTCGGTTACACCGGATCCGCATGGTCGGCTTCCTCTGGACAATTGCTATTCTCGACAATCTCTACGTCAGTCTGGTCTTGTGGATGACTCAAATATCAACGATCCCAGCCAATTTGTCTCGATGACCCCCGTTTCGATGTCCGCCATGACAGATTCAACATTTCCTCCATCACTTGTCGCTGATCCTTGGGTTCCTGAAAGCCAGGTGTCTCCGGACTTACCACAACCGAGTACTGAAGTTCAGGTTCCCACGAAGCCTGCTGTCAGTGTTGCAGAGATAGTTCCACGACAAGATTTCGGCATTTCTGAGATCAATAACGCATACGACGGGGGTGCGGATGGCTTGGGCACAGATCCAGGCTTGGAGTATGGAATGGGACTCGATCAGAATCTGTGGATGCCGAATAACGACTGGCTGAGCATTGATGCTCTTCAGGGGGGTGTTGGAGCATGA
- a CDS encoding hypothetical protein (TransMembrane:1 (i76-96o)), whose protein sequence is MAPSRLIIRPVARMPFRLCQQRLASTKPNPKHVYSDGNLGGPGGQQPPPQAPGGPEALKRNWYNDRFTKKLTKTDTIRPPIAAAAAVLAGGFWIMLPRKGNPPEMTLQSYKDLKNLDSPEGLKELSGRKPNPLGGFRAD, encoded by the coding sequence ATGGCGCCTTCAAGATTGATTATTCGGCCTGTAGCTCGCATGCCTTTTAGGCTTTGTCAACAACGTCTCGCGAGCACAAAGCCGAATCCAAAACATGTCTATTCTGATGGCAACCTTGGCGGTCCTGGAGGTCAACAACCTCCACCTCAAGCACCGGGCGGTCCAGAAGCCCTCAAGAGGAATTGGTACAATGACCGTTTTACCAAGAAACTGACTAAAACTGACACTATCAGGCCACCcatcgctgctgctgctgccgtACTAGCAGGAGGTTTTTGGATCATGCTCCCCAGGAAAGGAAATCCACCCGAGATGACGCTACAGTCCTACAAGGACCTGAAGAATCTCGACAGCCCCGAGGGGCTGAAGGAGCTCAGTGGGCGAAAGCCTAATCCGCTGGGTGGTTTTAGAGCTGACTGA
- a CDS encoding hypothetical protein (TransMembrane:1 (o15-32i)) — protein MAPIPMIKSAAAPKVLPVLIAVGSISIVGGYVRSQLTTQSRTFDRQFSQYNTNKSESVRAKTFNGAVPDPRTSLFNVLGW, from the exons ATGGCACCTATTCCCATGATCAAGTCCGCTGCTGCTCCCAA GGTTCTTCCAGTCCTTATCGCAGTAGGAAGCATCTCCATCGTCGGTGGCTACGTCCGCTCTCAACTCACCACCCAATCACGCACATTCGATCGTCAATTTAGCCAGTACAACACCAACAAGAGCGAATCCGTGAGGGCAAAGACATTCAACGGCGCTGTTCCTGATCCTCGAACAAGTCTTTTCAACGTCCTTGGCTGGTGA
- a CDS encoding hypothetical protein (TransMembrane:6 (i56-77o494-516i622-644o664-691i730-748o768-786i)): MYQPPYLQNQEWQPQQPTYEYKPVTAQEVYPVEANSGHPDKKQRERPDYRPIPLRWPFISALILVLLALMGLVIYAVRTLDGTDTTTRLENRSFQITNDNSFFVKRQDIISQDAVPDATAAAEVEPETAANPDPEETGVSESEPADNTLGTGDGESGTLTTALVEELFTTMVTKPGSLEVTSITETITETGEITRTLVETIPGTTYVTSSEVPVEDIPTSAGDGGAPTNAYVPVTVTEAAQTKTSITVMESGVVRTTVKETTRTGPPIVYASVGTTTIYSVLTLDSKGKIAEPPVTKYRTSQVEATVKTIVDAPPPVTMVQTLPDGQVITSVSTPLGTTRVTTMPPTQVVITDVSTPTGGTRIVVEATTHTLTQSDYFIGKFLPPILAVLLAMGIRALNQAAQQYQPFAALTREGGALGREALLLSFDGWQSIYLPFKLLFNGQSLPFLTALALWSSSFVAPLSSEAIGLKIYGRCSKGAIDGCALELGVSNNAAYALVGLLGALAILLAFTLSVISRHWRTGVYANPWCAVNTAALVARNPDIRSMGASDWKDLKGSITEKRFAMGWFRNQDGRDEYGVVVVGDVDRPVAAPYTNTPYTEGMAYRPQTRHRAPQTFMALSFWYRFTFLVFLICLLGFVGYYHFVDTFGKLPENMKKLMESQDFGVRFVYSALGVIVIFCWEFLFTSVAVITPYRRMAEDPQVPTRSVLMTPATNPVSGVFVALRIRDPLLFFTAFTTVLAQFLPILLANVPYNRTQTSDAHEICSRLSIGILLVMVVAMLSSLLVKWPDLPVDPSSLAGALWYVSDAPWVRGLEGVAAMSANKRKNAVQGLGGRWTYGPIHTSMGERMCIEHGTTGFRVE, encoded by the exons ATGTATCAACCACCATATCTGCAAAATCAAGAGTGGCAGCCTCAGCAACCCACGTACGAGTACAAGCCCGTCACAGCACAAGAAGTCTACCCTGTCGAAGCAAATTCAGGTCATCCAGACAAGAAACAACGAGAAAGGCCTGACTACCGACCCATTCCTTTACGATGGCCTTTTATCAGCGCTCTCATCCTCGTGCTTCTGGCACTGATGGGGTTGGTCATATATGCTGTACGCACCCTGGACGGAACCGATACCACAACAAGGCTCGAGAACAGATCATTCCAAATCACAAATGACAATTCCTTCTTTGTAAAAAGACAGGACATTATCAGTCAAGATGCTGTGCCAGATGCAACGGCCGCTGCTGAAGTAGAACCCGAAACAGCAGCCAACCCTGACCCCGAGGAAACAGGTGTTTCCGAGTCTGAGCCCGCAGACAATACCTTAGGTACTGGCGATGGCGAGAGCGGCACTCTGACGACTGCCCTTGTGGAAGAACTCTTCACGACCATGGTAACCAAACCGGGCTCGCTTGAAGTGACATCCATCACAGAAACCATCACTGAGACGGGCGAGATCACACGCACATTGGTGGAAACTATTCCAGGAACTACATATGTCACATCATCCGAAGTGCCTGTGGAAGATATTCCCACATCGGCTGGAGATGGTGGTGCGCCAACCAACGCGTATGTCCCAGTCACCGTGACAGAAGCTGCGCAAACGAAGACGAGCATCACTGTTATGGAAAGCGGCGTGGTTCGCACAACTGTCAAGGAGACCACGCGTACTGGACCCCCGATTGTATACGCTTCTGTGGGAACGACGACAATTTACTCTGTCCTCACTCTCGACTCAAAGGGGAAAATTGCAGAACCTCCCGTCACAAAGTATCGAACGAGCCAAGTCGAGGCCACTGTCAAGACGATTGTCGAtgcgccaccgccagtaacAATGGTTCAGACACTTCCTGATGGCCAGGTTATTACCTCGGTGTCTACACCACTTGGTACCACACGGGTTACGACCATGCCTCCAACGCAGGTTGTCATCACCGACGTTTCCACGCCTACTGGTGGTACTCGTATCGTCGTCGAGGCTACGACACATACTCTCACGCAATCGGATTATTTTATAGGAAAATTCCTTCCGCCTATCCTTGCTGTGCTTCTCGCCATGGGTATTCGTGCCCTAAATCAAGCTGCTCAACAATACCAACCATTTGCTGCACTCACCAGAGAAGGCGGTGCGTTGGGCCGTGAGGCTTTGCTTCTTAGCTTTGATGGTTGGCAGAGTATCTACCTCCCATTCAAACTTCTTTTTAATGGCCAGTCTCTTCCCTTCCTAACAGCTTTAGCCCTGTGGTCATCGAGTTTTGTAGCGCCTCTGTCCAGTGAAGCCATCGGTCTCAAGATTTATGGTCGCTGTAGCAAGGGGGCCATTGACGGCTGTGCTCTTGAGCTCGGTGTCTCTAACAATGCGGCCTATGCCCTTGTTGGTCTCTTGGGTGCACTCGCCATTCTTCTGGCTTTCACACTGAGTGTTATCAGCCGTCATTGGCGCACTGGCGTGTATGCAAACCCGTGGTGTGCGGTCAACACGGCAGCTCTTGTTGCTCGGAACCCGGATATTCGATCCATGGGGGCCAGTGACTGGAAAGATCTCAAGGGCTCTATCACCGAGAAGAGGTTCGCCATGGGTTGGTTCCGCAACCAAGACGGACGAGACGAATATGGCGTTGTTGTCGTCGGAGATGTTGATCGTCCCGTCGCAGCGCCATATACCAATACGCCATATACTGAAGGCATGGCCTATCGCCCACAGACACGCCATAGAGCTCCCCAGACGTTTATGGCTTTGAGCTTCTGGTACCGCTTCACGTTTCTTGTGTTTTTGATCTGTCTTCTTGGCTTTGTTGGGTATTACCACTTTGTTGATACCTTTGGCAAGCTGCCTGAGAACATGAAGAAGCTTATGGAGAGTCAGGACTTTGGTGTGCGCTTTGTCTACTCCGCCCTTGGTGTTATCGTTATCTTTTGCTGGGAGTTCCTATTTACCA GTGTTGCTGTCATCACACCCTACCGCCGTATGGCTGAAGACCCTCAAGTACCGACGCGGTCAGTCTTGATGACACCAGCAACCAATCCGGTTTCGGGTGTGTTTGTTGCACTACGGATTCGAGATCCTCTCCTCTTTTTTACGGCCTTCACCACTGTCCTCGCACAATTTCTCCCAATTTTGCTCGCCAATGTTCCGTACAACCGCACCCAAACAAGCGATGCCCACGAGATATGCTCTCGTCTCAGCATTGGTATCTTGCTTGTCATGGTTGTTGCCATGCTGTCCAGTCTGTTGGTGAAATGGCCAGACTTGCCTGTTGATCCCAGTAGTCTAGCAGGAGCACTGTGGTATGTTTCCGATGCGCCGTGGGTTAgaggtcttgagggcgtcgcgGCCATGAGTGCAAATAAACGTAAGAATGCCGTGCAGGGTCTTGGAGGAAGATGGACATATGGACCCATTCATACGTCTATGGGAGAGCGTATGTGTATTGAACATGGAACGACAGGATTCAGAG TAGAATAA
- a CDS encoding hypothetical protein (BUSCO:27699at5125), with protein sequence MAADPDTAMTGISTPAAIIACRPLQKVPLEVLLRITSFLTTPELGNTRLTCRSIEQALFTTFTNEFFTRKQFMISETSLQALIDISKSRLGGYLRMVHIGLDRFAHALQVSGQNARNVRQKQLYDGQFSMLSTGYHRDMLAEAFRNLSNLEDVVIRDFNSNRRSRDSPKQWTSYGSTTAFRETGHRPGQGSGQAWGPDPSTDYGSSVFISVLFALGQANAKPKGIEYMSRAKNHLRDCAFNIPSYMEPSVMPVLENLEKLHIDIDLLGGSDFSMDGAGHSSSADMMLRGFLLRLKNIKHLRINETHSSVNGPGMLLKWLGSEVSTSAPASPSASAPVPAPSLPSIPSPDYPQLEALDFGMMNVEAQHILAVVRKFSSTLKRLELHKITLRRRLPEGHTGASPKVNMWNKFLEKLKDIPNLDLRHIKVSLPQQHWTSRSRCFVAFEDTRDNVSQYTGPDWKHFVEHEMRTKVTVQWSHEDSGDSDDDDDDESDDMSDLPDE encoded by the exons ATGGCCGCCGACCCAGACACCGCCATGACTGGTATCAGCACGCCTGCGGCAATCATAGCCTGCCGCCCTCTTCAAAAGGTCCCTCTCGAGGTCCTCCTGCGGATAACATCCTTCCTCACAACTCCCGAACTCGGCAACACCCGTCTGACATGCCGTTCAATTGAACAGGCTTTGTTCACTACATTTACCAACGAATTTTTCACCCGCAAGCAGTTCATGATTTCCGAGACAAGTCTACAGGCCTTGATTGACATATCCAAGAGTCGTCTCGGTGGTTATCTTCGTATGGTCCACATCGGGCTTGATCGTTTCGCCCATGCTCTTCAAGTCAGTGGCCAAAACGCGCGAAATGTCAGGCAGAAGCAGCTGTACGACGGCCAGTTCTCAATGTTGAGCACAGGCTATCATCGGGATATGCTCGCCGAAGCGTTCAGAAACCTCAGCAACCTTGAAGATGTAGTCATCCGCGACTTCAACTCCAACAGGCGTTCTCGTGACAGCCCTAAACAATGGACAAGCTATGGGTCAACTACAGCGTTCAGGGAGACTGGGCACCGCCCTGGTCAGGGAAGTGGTCAGGCTTGGGGCCCTGATCCCTCGACAGATTACGGAAGCTCAGTTTTCATTTCTGTCCTTTTCGCATTGGGACAAGCCAACGCAAAGCCAAAGGGGATCGAGTACATGTCGAGAGCTAAGAATCATTTACGGGACTGTGCCTTTAACATCCCCTCCTACATGGAGCCCTCAGTGATGCCGGTCCTGGAGAATCTCGAAAAATTGCACATCGATATCGATCTCCTTGGAGGAAGCGACTTTTCCATGGATGGTGCCGGTCACTCATCCAGCGCGGATATGATGCTGCGCGGATTTCTCCTGAGGCTGAAAAATATTAAGCACCTGCGTATAAACGAGACTCACAGTAGTGTCAACGGACCTGGCATGCTTCTCAAATGGCTTGGGAGTGAGGTTTCTACTTCTGCTCCCGCCTCCCCTTCTGCCTCCGCGCCCGTCCCCGCCCCCTCCTTACCTTCTATTCCTTCGCCAGACTATCCCCAGCTTGAAGCCCTGGATTTTGGCATGATGAACGTGGAAGCACAGCATATACTAGCCGTTGTCCGAAAGTTTTCATCGACGCTCAAGCGATTAGAGTTGCACAAGATTACACTCCGCCGACGCTTGCCCGAGGGTCATACAGGCGCTTCCCCAAAGGTCAACATGTGGAACAAATTTCTCGAAAAGCTCAAGGATATTCCCAATCTTGATCTGCGTCACATCAAAGTGAGCTTACCGCAACAACATTGGACTTCACGATCACGATGCTTCGTTGCCTTTGAGGACACGAGAGACAATGTCAGCCAATATACGGGCCCCGACTGGAAGCATTTTGTCGAGCATGAAATGAGGACGAAAGTGACTGTGCAATGGTCGCACGAAGACAGTGGTGAcagtgacgacgacgacgacgacgagagtGACG ATATGtccgacctgcccgacgagtAG